A genomic region of Methanosarcina thermophila TM-1 contains the following coding sequences:
- a CDS encoding PRC-barrel domain-containing protein — protein sequence MADRNNPDFLSASTLKGDKVVNAAGDDLGKIEELMIDLRDGRLAFAVLSFGGFLGLGNKLFAIPWQALKLKLHDHALVLDVPKETLEKAEGFDKDKWPVTSHEWLSTVYNYYGYQPYWQTGAAAGMPEEIESERMTRAGRTSTDRENPDFLSASTLKGNKVVSSTGENIGKVEEFMIDLQNGKVGYVVVSHGGILGIGNKLFAVPWQALTLRVHEHAFALNIPKETLEKSEGFDKDNWPLTREELSRTYSYYGYEPYWQAEMAAPAAGAAAAAGVAAAMPTETESERVSRMEREPTPVGTEEERAAQQERERLEELRRAQEEKISQLEKQRMEAEKQAEAERDRLKRLEAERIEAERQAQAERQRLAELEKELQEARRQEEREKISRLEEELRSVQTQEETHRERLTQLERECAEARKQAEIERQRLVELERERAEVEKQAEAERERLTQFERERAEAETMVQARGTEGKVTPDFLSASTIKTDRVINPAGEDLGRIEELMIDLDNGRVAYAVMSFGGFLGMADKLFAIPWEALSLRPREHAFVLNISRDVLERAEGFDKDNWPLTREELSRTYTYYGYQPYWQRGVTAEVSRETEPQRAARTERTGTLETAEEVMARQEKERIERMEETETDEERRQRLEREKEIAARRERKYH from the coding sequence ATGGCAGATCGAAATAATCCAGATTTTTTGTCAGCAAGCACGCTAAAGGGAGATAAAGTCGTTAACGCAGCTGGAGACGACCTTGGAAAGATTGAAGAATTAATGATCGACCTTCGTGATGGAAGGTTAGCGTTTGCAGTGCTTTCTTTTGGAGGATTCCTGGGGCTGGGCAATAAGCTGTTTGCTATTCCTTGGCAGGCTCTTAAATTAAAACTTCATGACCATGCCCTCGTCCTTGATGTACCTAAAGAGACTCTTGAAAAAGCCGAGGGCTTTGATAAGGACAAGTGGCCTGTAACTTCCCATGAGTGGCTGTCCACTGTATATAATTACTATGGATATCAGCCTTATTGGCAGACAGGAGCGGCTGCAGGAATGCCTGAAGAGATTGAATCCGAGAGGATGACCCGGGCTGGAAGAACGTCTACAGATAGGGAAAATCCGGATTTTCTGTCGGCAAGCACGCTAAAGGGGAATAAGGTCGTCAGTTCTACTGGAGAGAATATTGGAAAAGTTGAAGAGTTTATGATCGATCTCCAGAATGGAAAAGTAGGGTATGTTGTGGTCTCACATGGTGGAATCCTGGGTATAGGAAACAAACTTTTTGCTGTTCCCTGGCAGGCTCTTACACTGAGAGTGCATGAGCACGCTTTCGCTCTTAATATTCCCAAAGAGACTCTCGAAAAATCGGAAGGCTTTGATAAGGATAACTGGCCCTTAACTCGTGAAGAACTCTCCAGAACCTATTCCTACTACGGATACGAGCCTTACTGGCAGGCAGAAATGGCGGCACCTGCAGCAGGAGCTGCGGCAGCAGCAGGAGTGGCTGCAGCTATGCCGACTGAAACCGAATCCGAACGGGTATCCCGGATGGAAAGAGAGCCTACGCCGGTAGGAACGGAAGAAGAGAGAGCGGCGCAGCAAGAGAGAGAAAGACTTGAAGAATTAAGGAGAGCGCAAGAGGAGAAAATCTCGCAGTTAGAAAAGCAGCGGATGGAAGCCGAGAAGCAGGCAGAAGCTGAGAGAGATAGGCTGAAGCGGCTGGAAGCAGAGAGGATTGAAGCAGAGAGACAGGCGCAGGCCGAAAGGCAGAGGCTGGCAGAGCTGGAAAAAGAGCTGCAGGAAGCAAGAAGGCAGGAAGAAAGAGAAAAAATATCCCGGCTCGAAGAAGAGTTGAGGTCGGTACAGACACAGGAAGAAACCCATCGAGAGAGACTCACTCAACTGGAAAGAGAGTGTGCAGAAGCCCGGAAACAGGCTGAGATTGAGAGGCAGAGACTGGTTGAGCTGGAAAGAGAACGTGCTGAAGTAGAAAAGCAGGCGGAGGCTGAGAGAGAAAGGTTAACACAGTTTGAGAGAGAGCGGGCAGAAGCCGAAACTATGGTTCAAGCAAGGGGCACAGAAGGTAAAGTGACACCTGACTTTTTGTCGGCAAGCACGATAAAAACGGATAGGGTCATCAATCCAGCCGGAGAAGACCTTGGAAGGATTGAAGAGCTAATGATTGATCTCGACAATGGCAGGGTAGCGTATGCTGTCATGTCTTTTGGCGGATTCCTGGGTATGGCCGATAAGCTGTTTGCTATCCCCTGGGAAGCTCTATCTCTCAGGCCGCGTGAACACGCCTTCGTCCTTAATATTTCCAGGGACGTTCTGGAAAGAGCAGAAGGCTTTGATAAGGACAACTGGCCCTTAACCCGTGAGGAACTCTCCAGAACCTACACTTATTACGGATACCAGCCTTACTGGCAGAGAGGTGTGACGGCAGAAGTATCCAGAGAAACCGAGCCACAGAGAGCTGCTCGTACTGAGAGAACAGGAACCCTGGAAACCGCCGAAGAAGTAATGGCGCGGCAGGAAAAAGAAAGGATAGAACGTATGGAAGAGACCGAAACTGATGAGGAGAGAAGGCAGAGGCTGGAAAGAGAAAAAGAGATCGCAGCAAGACGGGAACGCAAGTATCACTGA
- a CDS encoding helix-turn-helix domain-containing protein: protein MVQQIILRHLEKPRVKSLEEDLLWFCNSFGFTSGRDIENTSTKIIFALLDKLSNDEVTSSEALAKDLEMKISRVNHHLRNLNDSGLVYRKKRLIYLRGGSLKAAVKEMRKDSERIFDELEYMAEEIDSRIGIKNR from the coding sequence ATGGTTCAGCAGATAATACTCAGACACCTTGAGAAACCGCGTGTTAAAAGTCTGGAAGAGGACCTCCTGTGGTTTTGCAATAGCTTCGGCTTTACCTCGGGAAGAGACATAGAAAACACCTCGACCAAGATAATTTTTGCCCTGCTTGATAAACTTTCAAATGATGAAGTAACTTCTTCAGAAGCCCTTGCTAAAGACCTTGAGATGAAAATATCAAGAGTAAACCATCATTTAAGGAATCTCAACGATTCTGGGCTAGTTTACAGAAAAAAACGCCTGATATACCTGAGAGGAGGCAGCCTGAAAGCTGCAGTAAAAGAAATGCGAAAAGATTCGGAAAGAATTTTCGATGAACTCGAATACATGGCTGAAGAAATTGATTCTAGAATAGGAATAAAGAACCGGTAA
- the groES gene encoding co-chaperone GroES codes for MIIKPIGERVLIKHMKKEEVTKGGIYIPESARKERKEGFVVAVGTFEDGKELPLKKGDHVLYGGYQSDEIEIDGEKHLFVDFKDILAVVEEE; via the coding sequence GTGATTATAAAACCTATTGGCGAACGAGTTTTAATCAAACACATGAAGAAAGAAGAAGTCACAAAAGGCGGTATCTATATCCCTGAGTCCGCACGGAAGGAAAGAAAGGAAGGGTTCGTCGTTGCAGTGGGAACCTTCGAGGATGGAAAGGAGCTTCCTCTGAAGAAAGGTGACCATGTACTCTATGGGGGGTATCAATCAGACGAAATTGAAATTGACGGTGAAAAGCATCTTTTTGTCGATTTTAAGGACATCTTGGCAGTAGTTGAAGAAGAATAA
- the groL gene encoding chaperonin GroEL (60 kDa chaperone family; promotes refolding of misfolded polypeptides especially under stressful conditions; forms two stacked rings of heptamers to form a barrel-shaped 14mer; ends can be capped by GroES; misfolded proteins enter the barrel where they are refolded when GroES binds), with protein sequence MAPKQIMFDENARKAILNGVDKVANTVKITLGPRGRYVVLDKTTKPVVTNDGVTIAKEIELRDKFENMGAKLVKEVASKTQDTTGDGTTTATLLAQSMIREGLKNISAGANPIEVKKGIEIATEKVVDYLKSKSVEVKGKDKVLQVATISANNDEEIGSLISDAMERVGYNGVITVEDSKTMDTSLDVVEGMQFDRGFVSPYMVTDSEKMICEFEDPYILITDKKINSMKQIVPVLEKVASEGRSLLIIADDVDGDAQAALILNIIRGALKVCAVKAPGFGNEKKDMLEDIAILTGGQVISEDKGMKLEEFQDYMLGSARKVTVDNNKTTIVEGKGDKKKIDERVKLIEAQINISDSEYRKTELRKRQAKLAGGVAVIKVGAATETELKEKKMRIDDALNATKAAVEEGVVTGGGISLFRAAATLDSLKFDDDREVGVNIVKRAIEEPVRQIAANAGREGAEVVATIKAESNELYGYNAKKDIFEDLFEAGVIDPTKVVRSALQNAASIAGMVLTTEALVTEFDEEKDEKTAAIII encoded by the coding sequence ATGGCTCCAAAGCAGATAATGTTTGACGAGAATGCGAGAAAGGCAATCTTAAACGGTGTGGACAAAGTTGCAAATACCGTCAAGATCACTCTGGGACCGAGGGGACGTTATGTTGTACTGGACAAAACTACAAAACCTGTGGTCACAAACGACGGAGTAACTATTGCAAAGGAAATCGAACTTCGCGATAAGTTCGAGAATATGGGAGCTAAACTTGTTAAAGAAGTCGCTTCCAAAACCCAGGATACCACCGGCGATGGAACAACTACTGCAACCCTTCTTGCTCAGAGCATGATTAGGGAAGGCCTGAAAAACATCAGTGCCGGAGCAAACCCGATAGAAGTCAAGAAAGGCATAGAGATTGCAACAGAAAAGGTTGTTGACTATCTCAAGAGTAAGAGCGTTGAAGTAAAAGGCAAGGATAAAGTCTTACAGGTAGCCACGATTTCTGCAAACAATGATGAAGAGATAGGCAGTTTGATTTCCGATGCCATGGAGAGAGTCGGCTACAATGGGGTAATTACGGTTGAGGATTCCAAAACAATGGACACAAGCCTGGATGTTGTGGAAGGTATGCAATTCGACCGGGGCTTTGTCTCTCCATACATGGTAACCGATTCAGAGAAAATGATCTGTGAGTTCGAGGATCCTTACATCCTTATCACGGACAAGAAAATCAACAGCATGAAGCAGATTGTCCCCGTACTTGAAAAAGTCGCCTCTGAAGGTCGTTCTTTACTTATTATTGCCGATGACGTTGATGGAGATGCCCAGGCTGCCCTGATCCTTAATATCATCCGCGGAGCATTGAAAGTCTGCGCTGTCAAAGCTCCAGGTTTCGGAAATGAGAAGAAAGATATGCTTGAGGATATTGCCATATTGACCGGCGGGCAGGTAATTAGCGAAGACAAGGGCATGAAGCTTGAGGAATTCCAGGATTATATGCTTGGAAGTGCAAGGAAAGTCACTGTTGACAACAACAAGACTACTATTGTGGAAGGCAAGGGTGACAAGAAAAAGATTGATGAGAGGGTCAAACTCATCGAAGCCCAGATTAATATCTCAGACTCAGAGTACAGGAAGACTGAACTCAGAAAGCGCCAGGCAAAGTTAGCAGGCGGAGTCGCAGTAATCAAAGTCGGAGCTGCAACCGAAACCGAACTGAAAGAGAAAAAGATGAGAATTGACGATGCTCTCAATGCCACAAAAGCTGCAGTTGAAGAAGGCGTAGTTACCGGGGGCGGAATAAGCCTGTTCCGTGCAGCTGCTACTCTGGATTCCCTGAAATTCGATGACGACAGGGAGGTAGGTGTAAATATAGTCAAGAGGGCTATCGAAGAGCCGGTACGCCAGATCGCTGCAAATGCAGGAAGGGAAGGAGCTGAGGTGGTTGCAACCATAAAAGCTGAATCAAACGAACTGTACGGGTACAATGCAAAGAAAGACATCTTTGAAGATCTTTTCGAAGCAGGTGTCATCGACCCCACAAAAGTAGTCAGAAGCGCTCTTCAGAACGCCGCCTCAATTGCAGGAATGGTACTCACAACCGAAGCCCTTGTCACTGAATTCGACGAAGAAAAGGATGAAAAGACCGCTGCAATTATTATCTAA
- a CDS encoding ribonuclease H family protein: MFEVYCDSSFNEGEDSYIGCTVLRDGKQIHQSTTKVPNAPKNNLDCELAALNFAVTLTQIFSEGDRDVTIYNDSTEAVKIFQKEKQEIERKLPGFNINFEYIPREKVNQAIADSLSKKFPIFFLNVPTCEVESFSRREDILSDIARNGRNILYLEKVEEKSTNKKTCYRLIIRTIDKILSDDRLYLIRKGGPGTQVKVAEEIRKDLSDPLVLSSLEAKGVRLENSYFLLTDETWGLRSTDNQTCSILPSSIPHRIICDEVDRSPQNLLRRAERFR; this comes from the coding sequence ATGTTTGAGGTTTACTGCGATTCTTCCTTTAATGAAGGGGAAGACTCTTATATCGGCTGTACGGTGCTCCGGGACGGGAAGCAGATCCACCAGTCTACAACAAAGGTCCCGAATGCTCCAAAAAATAATCTTGACTGTGAACTTGCAGCCCTTAACTTCGCTGTAACCCTGACCCAAATTTTTTCTGAGGGCGACCGGGACGTTACCATTTATAATGATTCTACTGAAGCCGTAAAAATTTTCCAGAAGGAAAAGCAGGAAATTGAAAGGAAATTACCCGGTTTCAATATTAATTTTGAGTATATTCCACGCGAAAAGGTAAATCAGGCAATCGCTGACAGCTTGTCTAAAAAATTTCCGATCTTTTTCCTGAATGTTCCAACCTGTGAGGTAGAGTCTTTTTCTCGGAGAGAGGATATCCTATCCGATATTGCCCGAAATGGGCGTAATATTCTTTATCTCGAGAAAGTCGAAGAAAAATCTACAAATAAAAAAACCTGCTACAGGCTGATTATCCGTACGATTGACAAAATTCTTTCGGATGACCGGCTTTATCTTATAAGAAAAGGAGGTCCCGGCACTCAGGTAAAAGTAGCAGAAGAAATAAGAAAAGACCTGTCCGACCCGCTGGTTCTCTCTTCACTGGAAGCAAAAGGTGTCAGGCTTGAGAATTCCTACTTCCTGCTGACAGATGAAACCTGGGGGCTTCGGAGCACGGATAATCAGACCTGCTCCATTCTTCCAAGCTCGATTCCTCACAGGATTATCTGCGATGAGGTGGACCGTTCCCCTCAAAATCTCTTAAGAAGAGCTGAACGCTTCAGGTAA
- a CDS encoding pyridoxal phosphate-dependent aminotransferase, with the protein MFSINSECILSKKSEDIPPFYVMEVLESAQALEAEGRHIIHLEVGEPDFPTAPHICEAACAAISRGATKYTHSQGLLSLREAIVESYHQKFGVDLSPDQVIITSGTSPALLMVFMALLEKMDEVIMSNPYYACYPNFVKYLGGTPVFVYTSEKNGFALEPETVRQCLSPNTKAILINSPSNPSGHVMSPESLKGLAEIADEKGIPIISDEIYQGLIYDGDDHTILEYTRNAFVLNGFSKLYAMTGWRLGYIICPPECVRAIQKIHQNFFICANSFVQEAAIAALKGPQEYIAEMVQTYNTRRQYMLKRLIEMGFEVRKEPMGAFYVLADARKYCSDSLALSRRILNEAGVAVTPGIDFGNGAEGYLRFSYANSIENIKEGMDRLEAFLQKELEG; encoded by the coding sequence ATGTTTTCGATAAACTCAGAATGCATTCTATCAAAAAAATCTGAAGATATCCCTCCTTTCTATGTTATGGAAGTGCTGGAAAGTGCCCAGGCTCTGGAAGCTGAGGGGAGACACATAATCCACCTTGAGGTCGGAGAGCCTGATTTTCCTACGGCTCCGCACATATGTGAGGCTGCTTGTGCTGCTATTTCCCGGGGAGCTACAAAATACACTCACAGCCAGGGACTTCTTTCGCTCAGAGAGGCAATAGTTGAGTCCTATCACCAGAAGTTCGGAGTTGACCTGAGCCCGGATCAGGTTATTATAACTTCGGGCACAAGCCCTGCTCTCCTGATGGTTTTTATGGCTCTGCTTGAGAAGATGGATGAAGTGATAATGTCAAATCCTTATTATGCCTGTTATCCGAATTTTGTTAAATATCTTGGTGGAACCCCTGTTTTTGTCTATACGAGCGAGAAAAATGGGTTTGCCCTCGAGCCGGAAACTGTAAGGCAGTGTCTGAGCCCAAACACTAAGGCAATTCTGATAAACAGCCCTTCAAACCCTAGCGGGCACGTCATGTCTCCAGAAAGCTTGAAGGGGCTTGCCGAGATTGCGGATGAGAAAGGTATCCCTATTATTTCGGACGAGATCTATCAGGGTCTGATCTATGATGGAGACGACCACACAATTCTGGAATACACAAGAAACGCTTTTGTCCTGAACGGCTTTTCCAAACTCTATGCAATGACCGGCTGGAGGCTCGGATATATTATCTGTCCTCCTGAGTGTGTCCGTGCAATCCAGAAAATCCACCAGAATTTTTTCATCTGCGCCAACTCCTTTGTCCAGGAGGCAGCAATTGCAGCCCTTAAGGGTCCGCAGGAATACATTGCTGAGATGGTGCAGACTTACAATACGCGCCGCCAGTATATGCTGAAAAGACTCATAGAAATGGGGTTTGAAGTCCGCAAAGAGCCTATGGGAGCTTTTTATGTCCTTGCCGATGCCCGCAAGTACTGCAGCGATTCTCTTGCATTAAGCCGCCGTATCCTCAACGAAGCTGGCGTTGCAGTTACCCCCGGAATCGATTTCGGAAACGGGGCAGAAGGCTACCTGCGTTTCTCCTATGCTAACAGCATTGAGAATATAAAAGAAGGTATGGACAGACTGGAAGCTTTTTTACAAAAAGAACTTGAAGGATGA
- a CDS encoding ABC transporter ATP-binding protein, producing the protein MSLGVKVDLKKRYSEAEIYRKKGIKKAFMLDVSFEMGKELVVLFGPSGSGKTTLFKCISGITEPDSGKITVGNKVYYDKDQKINLPIQKRNLGYVFQNYTLFPHMSVRKNIECGLKGWEKKDREERVMEMLSLLHIEELEMRYPSQLSGGQKQRVALARALAPKPEILLLDEPFSALDMEIRTKLAEKIKALQKKIKIPLLFITHNLEEAFLLSDRILILHGGKIQQFGTPEEIFYHPENRHVAELIGMSNIFDEAEVERYDKESKSIVLKSGDMMIRVSSANFKPGEKVSWGIHPENITLLLPDFGSEDQNENIYSAHITNILNKGPRKRIKLKLLRQNKTLTAEAPAQFVDSVKLHEGSLCLVKLEMSKVVAFRSA; encoded by the coding sequence ATGAGCTTGGGCGTTAAAGTTGACCTTAAAAAACGATATAGTGAAGCTGAAATCTATAGAAAAAAAGGCATTAAGAAAGCTTTTATGCTGGATGTCAGCTTTGAGATGGGAAAAGAACTTGTTGTACTTTTTGGGCCTTCTGGATCAGGAAAAACAACATTATTTAAGTGCATCTCAGGAATCACGGAACCCGATAGTGGGAAAATAACTGTCGGAAATAAAGTTTACTACGACAAAGACCAGAAAATTAACCTGCCCATCCAGAAACGCAATCTTGGATATGTGTTTCAGAACTATACTCTCTTTCCCCACATGAGCGTTAGAAAAAACATAGAATGCGGGCTCAAAGGCTGGGAAAAAAAGGATAGAGAAGAGAGGGTTATGGAGATGCTGAGTCTTCTCCATATTGAGGAACTGGAAATGCGTTATCCCTCTCAACTCTCAGGCGGGCAGAAACAAAGAGTTGCTCTGGCAAGAGCTCTTGCTCCCAAACCTGAGATTTTACTTCTGGATGAACCCTTCTCCGCACTTGATATGGAAATAAGGACCAAGCTCGCTGAAAAAATAAAAGCCTTGCAAAAAAAGATTAAGATACCATTGTTATTTATTACTCATAACCTTGAGGAAGCCTTCCTTCTATCTGATAGGATTCTTATTCTGCATGGGGGAAAAATCCAGCAGTTTGGAACTCCGGAAGAGATCTTTTATCATCCAGAAAACAGGCATGTGGCAGAACTCATCGGGATGTCAAATATTTTTGATGAAGCTGAAGTGGAAAGATATGATAAAGAGTCAAAAAGTATAGTATTAAAAAGTGGGGATATGATGATTAGAGTCTCATCCGCAAACTTCAAACCCGGAGAAAAAGTCTCCTGGGGCATACATCCTGAGAACATAACTCTTCTTTTGCCTGATTTCGGTTCTGAAGATCAGAATGAAAACATTTATTCTGCACATATCACCAATATCCTCAATAAAGGACCAAGAAAGCGAATCAAACTTAAACTTCTTAGACAAAATAAAACGCTGACTGCGGAAGCACCTGCACAATTTGTTGATTCCGTGAAGCTGCATGAAGGCAGTTTATGCCTGGTTAAACTGGAGATGAGTAAAGTGGTTGCATTCCGCAGCGCATAA
- the modB gene encoding molybdate ABC transporter permease subunit, translating into MIFMMDKIWFPISLTLWVATISSILVLFSGVTIGYVLARHDFRGKGLAELLVSLPLVLPPTVIGYILVILIGRNGFLGQMIFDVLGKGIMFTWQAAVIAAYTVSLPLMVYTAKAAIEAVDREIEYAAYILGKSELETALQITLPLAKKGILAGLILSFARAVGEFGATLMLAGNIPGKTNTMSISIYSAFQAGNNELAEVLVLILVFISLLTIALTGRFVGKLEV; encoded by the coding sequence GTGATCTTCATGATGGACAAGATATGGTTTCCTATATCTCTCACGCTCTGGGTAGCAACCATATCGTCCATTCTCGTACTGTTCAGTGGCGTAACCATAGGGTATGTGCTTGCAAGGCATGATTTCCGGGGAAAAGGACTTGCGGAATTGCTCGTGAGCCTTCCTCTTGTGCTTCCCCCTACAGTAATCGGTTACATTCTTGTGATTCTGATAGGAAGAAATGGATTTCTAGGACAGATGATTTTCGATGTTCTGGGGAAGGGGATTATGTTTACCTGGCAGGCAGCAGTTATTGCAGCCTATACAGTTTCTCTTCCCCTTATGGTATATACTGCGAAAGCAGCCATCGAAGCAGTGGACAGAGAAATAGAGTATGCTGCCTATATTCTTGGAAAAAGTGAACTTGAGACTGCTCTGCAAATAACGCTCCCTCTCGCAAAAAAGGGAATACTGGCAGGGCTGATACTCAGTTTTGCCAGGGCTGTTGGAGAATTTGGTGCAACCCTCATGCTGGCAGGAAATATTCCGGGAAAAACGAACACAATGTCGATTTCAATATACAGCGCATTTCAGGCAGGCAATAACGAACTTGCCGAGGTGCTGGTTTTAATCCTGGTCTTTATATCACTGCTCACCATCGCCCTGACCGGCAGATTCGTAGGAAAACTAGAGGTATGA
- the modA gene encoding molybdate ABC transporter substrate-binding protein: MRKKLVVLLVLLGVFLAIGCTDNGSETANEDDADTPTSKQESEIIVSAAASLTEAFSDMEPQFEAENPGIDVNFNFGASGNLRKQIEGGAPVDVFASADQKNMDILAEKELIENTTRKDFGQNSLVLIVPASSALNITGIESLTSPDVERIAIGNPETVPVGNYTRTALTEAGIWNQLENKFVLAEDVKAVLTYVERGEVDAGFVYMTDAKTAEPGTIEIVTNVTVSTPISYPIAVVSASDNKEEAQEFVDFVTGEEGQKILENYGFTPVSE, translated from the coding sequence ATGAGAAAAAAACTTGTAGTTCTGTTAGTGTTATTAGGGGTATTCCTTGCAATAGGATGTACTGATAATGGAAGCGAAACTGCAAACGAAGACGACGCAGATACTCCGACTTCTAAGCAGGAGTCTGAAATTATAGTTTCTGCAGCTGCCAGCCTTACCGAAGCTTTTTCAGATATGGAACCCCAGTTTGAAGCAGAAAATCCTGGAATAGATGTGAATTTCAACTTTGGAGCGTCAGGAAACCTGCGTAAGCAAATAGAAGGAGGAGCTCCAGTTGATGTTTTCGCTTCGGCTGACCAGAAAAACATGGATATACTTGCCGAGAAGGAATTAATAGAAAACACTACAAGGAAAGACTTCGGCCAGAATTCACTTGTGCTCATAGTTCCTGCAAGCAGTGCCCTAAATATAACTGGAATAGAAAGCCTGACTTCACCTGATGTGGAAAGGATTGCAATTGGAAATCCTGAAACTGTTCCTGTCGGAAACTATACACGTACCGCATTGACTGAAGCAGGAATCTGGAACCAGCTAGAAAACAAGTTTGTGCTTGCCGAAGATGTCAAAGCGGTTCTTACATACGTTGAAAGAGGGGAAGTAGACGCAGGTTTTGTGTATATGACCGATGCAAAGACTGCAGAACCTGGAACAATAGAAATCGTTACCAATGTGACTGTAAGTACCCCAATTAGCTATCCGATAGCCGTGGTTTCTGCCTCTGATAACAAAGAAGAGGCACAGGAGTTCGTTGATTTCGTAACCGGAGAAGAAGGGCAGAAAATACTGGAGAATTATGGGTTTACTCCCGTATCCGAATAA
- a CDS encoding TIGR00375 family protein: protein MKINTDLHLHSKYSMATSGKMDLPTIAREASKKGIELIGTADCTHPKWLEEIKKVAVSDEEIHIDEIYFIPTTEIEDSNRVHHLLILPSISKAEELAERIAPYGNIEADGRPNIGLDGSEIAEIAKDIGALIGPCHAFTPWTALYGYHDSLKSCYGDMTDYISFLELGLSADSDYADRIEELHRLTFLSNSDAHSPSTNKLAREFTQFDVPEITFDGLKKAILRKEGYKATLNVGFFPEEGKYNRSACIKCFTQYALPEAVENKWRCPICGGVIKKGVFDRINELADFKEPKHPDHRPPYLHLIPLAEIIQMALGHASVQTKGVQTAWNKLIERFGNEVNALIYSKPDELKIVGNDKIVNAILAFREGNVIIHPGGGGQYGWLELPENLKEEKTHNGQLSLADLEKLNPKSESKTAKKMGKKPRKETAETGKEPEGSGQSSLFDF, encoded by the coding sequence ATGAAAATCAATACAGACCTCCATCTCCATTCAAAGTACTCCATGGCAACTTCCGGGAAAATGGACTTGCCGACAATTGCCAGGGAGGCTTCAAAAAAAGGAATAGAATTGATCGGTACTGCCGATTGCACTCATCCGAAGTGGCTCGAAGAAATCAAAAAGGTTGCCGTTTCGGATGAAGAAATCCATATCGATGAGATTTATTTTATTCCTACCACGGAGATAGAAGACAGTAATCGCGTACACCATCTTCTCATTTTACCTTCAATCTCGAAAGCTGAAGAGCTGGCTGAACGCATTGCTCCTTATGGTAACATTGAAGCTGATGGACGCCCGAATATTGGGCTGGACGGCAGTGAGATTGCCGAAATTGCAAAAGACATAGGAGCACTTATCGGTCCCTGTCACGCTTTTACACCCTGGACTGCACTTTACGGCTACCATGATAGCCTGAAAAGCTGCTACGGGGATATGACGGATTATATCTCTTTTCTGGAACTCGGCCTGAGTGCGGACAGCGATTATGCCGATAGGATAGAGGAACTGCACCGCCTGACCTTTCTTTCAAATTCCGATGCACACTCTCCTTCGACCAATAAACTGGCAAGAGAATTCACGCAATTTGATGTGCCTGAAATTACTTTTGACGGCTTGAAAAAAGCCATTCTCAGGAAAGAGGGGTATAAAGCCACCCTGAATGTTGGGTTCTTTCCCGAGGAGGGAAAATACAACAGGTCAGCCTGCATCAAATGTTTTACCCAGTACGCACTTCCCGAAGCCGTTGAGAATAAATGGCGCTGCCCAATTTGCGGAGGCGTCATAAAGAAAGGGGTTTTCGACCGAATAAATGAACTTGCAGACTTTAAAGAGCCGAAGCACCCCGATCACCGTCCCCCTTACCTTCATCTCATTCCTCTTGCCGAAATTATCCAGATGGCGCTCGGGCATGCAAGCGTCCAGACAAAAGGCGTACAGACTGCCTGGAATAAGCTTATAGAACGCTTTGGAAATGAAGTCAATGCCCTTATCTACTCCAAACCGGACGAACTGAAAATCGTAGGAAATGATAAGATAGTAAACGCGATTCTCGCCTTCAGGGAAGGTAATGTGATAATTCATCCCGGCGGTGGAGGTCAGTACGGCTGGCTTGAGCTGCCTGAAAATCTCAAAGAGGAAAAAACCCACAATGGACAGCTTTCACTTGCAGACCTTGAGAAGCTTAATCCCAAAAGCGAAAGCAAGACCGCAAAGAAGATGGGGAAAAAGCCCAGGAAAGAAACTGCCGAAACCGGAAAAGAACCTGAAGGCTCAGGCCAGAGTTCACTTTTCGATTTTTAA